From one Candidatus Sulfotelmatobacter sp. genomic stretch:
- a CDS encoding aldo/keto reductase, translating to MKKKGKNQNASDGEPMNQNGSVDQIPLTSSAGTRKGDMLYRKLGRTGEQVSAIGMGGFHLGQDRLSDKDSLRLIRSAIDRGITFMDNSWDYHEGRSEIRMGKALKDGYRQKVFLMTKIDGRTKEVAARQIETCLERLQTDHIDLVQHHEIIRFDDPDRIFAEGGANEAMVEAKKAGKIRFIGFTGHKDPHIHLYMLKVAADHGFHFDTAQMPLNVMDAHFRSFSQMVLPELVKQGIGVLGMKSMGDGVILKSKVVSAIECLHYALSLPTSVVITGIDKPEVLDQAFEAAKTFKALDREEMTQLLGKTKKVAMAGKYEIFKTSSHHDSTAKNPDWLGGDTPAVQALAPSA from the coding sequence GTGAAAAAGAAGGGCAAGAATCAGAATGCCAGCGATGGCGAGCCCATGAATCAGAACGGCTCGGTTGACCAGATTCCACTCACTTCGTCGGCGGGGACCCGAAAGGGAGACATGCTTTACCGGAAACTGGGGCGAACCGGGGAACAGGTCTCGGCGATTGGGATGGGCGGGTTTCATCTTGGGCAGGACCGGCTTTCTGACAAGGATAGCTTGCGGCTGATACGCTCCGCGATTGATCGTGGCATTACCTTCATGGACAACAGTTGGGACTATCACGAAGGCCGGAGCGAGATCCGGATGGGGAAGGCGTTAAAAGACGGATATCGTCAGAAAGTTTTTCTCATGACGAAGATCGATGGGCGCACGAAGGAGGTAGCGGCGCGGCAGATTGAGACTTGCCTGGAGCGGCTCCAGACGGATCACATTGATCTCGTGCAACATCATGAAATCATTCGCTTCGACGATCCGGATCGCATCTTTGCCGAGGGCGGAGCTAACGAGGCGATGGTCGAGGCGAAGAAGGCGGGGAAGATCCGGTTTATTGGATTTACCGGGCACAAAGATCCGCATATTCATTTATATATGCTGAAAGTTGCGGCGGATCACGGTTTCCATTTCGATACGGCGCAGATGCCCTTGAACGTGATGGACGCGCACTTCCGCAGCTTTTCTCAGATGGTTCTGCCGGAGTTGGTTAAGCAGGGAATTGGTGTTCTGGGGATGAAGTCGATGGGCGACGGAGTGATTCTGAAGAGCAAAGTGGTGTCGGCGATTGAATGCCTGCACTATGCCCTGAGCCTGCCTACGTCGGTGGTGATCACCGGCATTGATAAGCCGGAGGTGTTGGATCAGGCCTTTGAAGCGGCCAAGACCTTTAAGGCGCTTGATCGCGAAGAGATGACGCAACTACTGGGCAAGACGAAAAAAGTTGCGATGGCGGGGAAGTATGAGATCTTCAAGACCTCATCGCACCACGATTCGACGGCGAAAAATCCGGACTGGCTGGGCGGGGACACCCCTGCGGTTCAGGCGCTGGCGCCGAGTGCGTGA
- the tssK gene encoding type VI secretion system baseplate subunit TssK, giving the protein MKLLSRVVWAEGMYLAPQHFQAQNRYFEEAVQFATASLWRDAYGLAACQLDADALRNGTVSLLSARGMFQDGLPFDIPECDPRPDPKNIVEQFLPATDSLTVALAVPRWVQGQQNCDLDPIPSGSARYTSTTEMVHDENTGLDAKPVKLGRKNIRLVVLPAADENLLTIPIGRVMRDQSGHFVYDPTHVSPCLRLSSSERLSSMLKRLVDILEEKSAVVAQEQQQTVGAFQTGMSARQVAQFWFLHAINSSLTPLRHILLAKHRHPEELFREMSRLAGALCTFSLDSSPRSLPAYNHYDPGPSFAALEDHIVRHLEIIVPSQAVVIPLKSAARYFYEGEIRDQRCLGRSRWILGLRSPVGEADAISKTLELVKVCSSQFVPELVKRALPGLTLNHMQVPPAAISAKVDAQYFVVTRSGPCWEHIMRTRNVGVYVPDKLPSPELELIVLLES; this is encoded by the coding sequence ATGAAGTTGCTGTCGAGAGTGGTGTGGGCGGAAGGGATGTATCTGGCGCCGCAGCATTTTCAGGCGCAGAATCGCTACTTCGAGGAAGCCGTCCAATTTGCCACGGCCAGCTTGTGGAGAGATGCGTACGGACTGGCGGCCTGTCAGCTCGACGCCGATGCGCTGCGCAACGGAACTGTGAGCTTGCTGAGCGCACGAGGAATGTTTCAGGATGGCCTGCCTTTCGATATTCCTGAGTGCGATCCTCGTCCCGACCCGAAAAACATCGTGGAGCAATTTTTGCCCGCTACCGATAGCTTGACGGTTGCGCTAGCCGTGCCGCGCTGGGTGCAGGGGCAGCAAAATTGCGATCTTGACCCAATTCCCTCCGGGAGTGCCCGCTACACGAGCACCACCGAAATGGTGCACGACGAGAACACCGGTCTCGACGCCAAGCCGGTGAAGCTGGGGCGCAAGAATATCCGCTTGGTAGTGCTGCCTGCCGCAGATGAGAATCTGCTGACGATTCCCATTGGGCGGGTAATGCGGGATCAGTCGGGGCACTTCGTTTACGATCCCACGCACGTTTCGCCTTGCTTGCGGCTGAGTTCGAGTGAACGGCTGTCCTCGATGCTGAAGCGGCTGGTCGACATCCTCGAAGAGAAAAGCGCGGTTGTGGCCCAGGAACAACAGCAGACCGTTGGAGCATTTCAGACTGGGATGTCCGCGCGACAGGTTGCGCAATTCTGGTTTTTACATGCGATTAACTCGAGCCTGACGCCGTTGCGTCATATTTTGCTGGCGAAGCATAGGCATCCGGAGGAACTGTTTCGCGAAATGTCGCGGCTGGCTGGGGCGCTGTGCACGTTTAGTTTGGATAGTAGTCCGCGCTCGCTGCCGGCTTATAACCACTACGATCCGGGGCCGAGCTTCGCGGCGCTTGAGGATCACATTGTTCGGCACCTCGAGATTATCGTTCCATCGCAAGCCGTGGTGATTCCGCTGAAGTCGGCTGCGCGTTATTTTTACGAAGGAGAGATCCGCGATCAGCGTTGCCTGGGGCGCTCGCGCTGGATTCTGGGACTGAGGTCGCCGGTGGGCGAAGCGGACGCGATCTCAAAAACATTGGAACTGGTGAAGGTGTGTTCCAGCCAATTTGTTCCCGAGTTGGTGAAACGGGCGCTGCCCGGTCTGACACTAAACCATATGCAGGTGCCTCCGGCGGCGATATCGGCAAAGGTCGATGCGCAGTATTTTGTCGTCACCCGCAGCGGGCCGTGCTGGGAGCACATTATGCGAACGCGCAACGTGGGCGTTTACGTGCCCGATAAATTACCGTCGCCTGAGTTGGAATTGATTGTGTTGCTAGAAAGCTGA